Within the Candidatus Atribacteria bacterium ADurb.Bin276 genome, the region CGTTTATCTTTAATTAAGAGCATTGAATTTTCAACCACTAGCTGAGGGGTAACAATATTTCCAAAAATACCAATTCGACTCATTTTCAAATCATCCTTTTTTCTTTGTTAAAAATTCAATTTCAAAGTTTTTATAGAAAATATTGTCAAAATTGAAAAAACCTTATTTTAAAGTCTGGTTTGGATATCAAAACTTTCTTATATAATATGATATATTAGTGCTAATTATCACTAAATATTTTCTAATTTTCATTTTTTTGGATCTTGGTTAGCAATAGTTCAGTTTAGTCCTCGTTTATAGGGTTCTTATCTTCTTTTTTTACTGAGTTTTTGCCAAATTTTATCAAGGTATTTCCAACTAAATAAAGGAAAAACAGCCATAAGGGTATTTTGAATTCGTAATCATTTAAATTGTAACTTTATAATTATACCTATTGCTCTTATTGTTATATTAATTTTAGGAATAACTCATCATATTCAATCTGATACATCAATAAAATCCTATCGGTTATGTATGATGAAGTGCAATACAATTCATTACTTCACTAAAAATAAGCTCATAAAAAATATTAGAAAGGAAGATAAGTTTTGGCGTACTCAATAGGAATAGATTTAGGAGGAACCAAAATAGCTGGAGTATTAGTAAATGAACAACTGGATATTCTTGCCTACGAAAAAATACCAGTAGAAACAGAAAGACGGATAGAGAAAGTCTTAAATGATATTGCCTCATTAGCGCAATTACTTATGAAAAAACTAAAAAAACAGAATGAGTTAGTTGGAATGGGAATTGCTTGCCCAGGATTAATTGATATAAACCGTGGAGTTATGGTTTATTCAGAAAATCTCAACTGGCGAAACGTTCCGGTTGTTCAGATTCTTTCTGAAAAATTAAATTTTCCATTCTACTTGGAACATGATGTACGGAGCGGTGCCATCGCTGAGGTATTTTTCGGAGCTGGGAAAAAATATCGGAACCTGGTATATGTAAGTGTCGGTACTGGAATTTCAGGAACTTTAATTTGGGAAAGGCAATTCATTCGTGGAGCAAGAGGCATTTCTGCCGAATTAGGCCACATTATTGTTGAACCTGGTGGCCCCCTTTGTCGATGTGGCAACGCCGGGTGCCTCGAGGCTCTCTCTTCGGGAAGTGCCATGGAAAGAGAAGCTTACCATTTGACTAAAAAACCGGTGAGCGGTGCTGTAATAATGCAAAAAGCCCTGGAGAATGTTTCCCCTTATACCAATATTGTCCATCAAGCTGCTTATTATTTTGGAATTGGTCTGGCTAACATTGCTCAAATCTTTGATCCAGAAGCCATCGTTTTAGGAGGTGGAGTTTCCGAGTCCGGTGATTTCTGGCTCAAGCTCGTTGAATCTTATTATGTTAAACATCAATTCTGGTCGTTCTCCCTTCCTGATTTGAAACTCGGGACTTTCAAGGGAAAAGCGAGTGTTATGGGTGCAGCTGGACTCCCATTTCTGAAAAAGGAGGGTTTGCTTTGACCAAAAAAGAAAGAGTCAATCACGCTATCCATCACCAAAAAAGCGATCGGCTTCCTCATCAAATCGATTTTACCTGGAGAATGAAAAAAGAATTTCTCAACCATTTTCAAATCCAGGAAAAGGAGCTCCCTGAACTTTTAGGAAACCATTTCCTCTATATCGATACCCATAAAAAAGTAAAATTGGATGAAGAAAAGGGGGTTGACTACGATGTTTTTGGAGTTGGATGGGATCTTGTTAAATCGGAAGGGTATCTCCCTTGTTATCATCCGTTAACGGATTGGAAAAACTTTAATTCCTTTCAATTCCCCGATCCCCAGAATTCAATTCTATATCAGGATTTTATTCCACTTCAGGATTGGCAAAAAAAAGAATATTTTATTCTCTCAACCCAGGGTTGGGTGCTTATGGAACGAGCCTGGTTATTGAGAGGTTTTGAGAATTTCATGATTGATCTTATTGATAATCGAACCGAATTAGAAAGGCTTTTGGATCTCATTACTGATTACCAAATCGAGGTTCTTCGTCAACTGATCCAACTTGGCGTAGATGGAATCTATACTGGGGATGATTATGGGACTCAAAGGGGTTTGTTGATTGCTCGAAAAACCTGGCAAGACCTTCTTAAACCAAGATTGGGAAGAATATGGAATGTCGCCAAAAAAGAGGGAATACCGGTTTTCCATCATTCCTGTGGAAACGTCTTAGAGATATTGGATGATATGATTGAAATTGGACTCAATGTTCTTATACCCGTCCAACCACAGGCAATGGACATTCAACTTCTTCAGAACCGTTTTGGCGATCACCTCGCTTTTATGGGAGGAATAAGTACTCAAAAAACTTTACCTTTTGGCACTCCTACCGACGTTCAATCGGAAGTAAGAAATTGTATTGAAATTTTAGGTTCTAAAAACAATTATATAATTTCAGCATCACACGAAATTGGATCAGATTGCCCAATAAATAACTTACTGGCTTTCTTTAACGAAATGAAAAAAGTAAATGGGAGTGTTATCCCCCTATTGGATAAATAAAAACATGATAAGCCCTCATGCTAAGGTTGTGGCACCAGATGAAGATGAAAACCCAAAATTCGACATGCCATGGCATGTCGCTACTAATCGGGCAAAATAAAGGTTGAAGGGGAGAGGGGGAGATTTTTCTCCGTCATTCTGAGGAGCGTCTTGTGCGACGTGAGAATCTCATCTAACACTACCGATGTCATCCTGAGCCCTCGCTTTTTGAGGGCGTGAGGATCTCAACTTTAATCAAATTTCTTTATAATTTTCTCAGGTTATCGAGGAAAAACCGAAAAA harbors:
- the glkA_2 gene encoding Glucokinase, which gives rise to MAYSIGIDLGGTKIAGVLVNEQLDILAYEKIPVETERRIEKVLNDIASLAQLLMKKLKKQNELVGMGIACPGLIDINRGVMVYSENLNWRNVPVVQILSEKLNFPFYLEHDVRSGAIAEVFFGAGKKYRNLVYVSVGTGISGTLIWERQFIRGARGISAELGHIIVEPGGPLCRCGNAGCLEALSSGSAMEREAYHLTKKPVSGAVIMQKALENVSPYTNIVHQAAYYFGIGLANIAQIFDPEAIVLGGGVSESGDFWLKLVESYYVKHQFWSFSLPDLKLGTFKGKASVMGAAGLPFLKKEGLL
- a CDS encoding methylcobalamin:coenzyme M methyltransferase; protein product: MTKKERVNHAIHHQKSDRLPHQIDFTWRMKKEFLNHFQIQEKELPELLGNHFLYIDTHKKVKLDEEKGVDYDVFGVGWDLVKSEGYLPCYHPLTDWKNFNSFQFPDPQNSILYQDFIPLQDWQKKEYFILSTQGWVLMERAWLLRGFENFMIDLIDNRTELERLLDLITDYQIEVLRQLIQLGVDGIYTGDDYGTQRGLLIARKTWQDLLKPRLGRIWNVAKKEGIPVFHHSCGNVLEILDDMIEIGLNVLIPVQPQAMDIQLLQNRFGDHLAFMGGISTQKTLPFGTPTDVQSEVRNCIEILGSKNNYIISASHEIGSDCPINNLLAFFNEMKKVNGSVIPLLDK